A window of the Mucilaginibacter sp. cycad4 genome harbors these coding sequences:
- a CDS encoding NAD-dependent epimerase/dehydratase family protein, producing the protein METTNKIRAIITGATGMVGEGVLHQCLLSDKVEAVLVVNRKPCGVTHPKLKEIIHTDFFNLTSMQDQLEGYNACFFCLGVSSVGMSEEAYYKVTYLLTMHMAEILSRINPDMTFCYVSGAGTDSTEKGSSMWARVKGKTENDLMKLPFKQVFNFRPGFMKSFKGAKNTLPFYKYISWMYPIGRLIYPKGFITLEEVGKAMINTANRGTGRWILDGKDIVAMANS; encoded by the coding sequence ATGGAAACAACTAATAAAATAAGGGCAATTATAACAGGCGCTACAGGTATGGTAGGCGAGGGGGTATTGCATCAATGCTTATTGAGCGATAAGGTTGAAGCTGTATTGGTGGTTAACCGTAAACCCTGCGGCGTAACACATCCTAAACTAAAGGAAATTATTCATACTGATTTTTTTAACCTCACATCCATGCAGGATCAGTTGGAAGGTTACAATGCCTGCTTTTTTTGTTTAGGCGTTTCGTCGGTAGGGATGAGCGAAGAAGCTTATTATAAAGTAACTTACCTGCTAACCATGCACATGGCCGAAATTTTGAGCCGCATTAATCCGGATATGACTTTTTGTTATGTGTCCGGTGCCGGTACCGACAGTACAGAAAAAGGCAGCAGTATGTGGGCCCGGGTAAAAGGCAAAACCGAAAACGACCTTATGAAGCTGCCCTTTAAACAGGTATTCAATTTCAGGCCCGGTTTTATGAAAAGTTTCAAGGGCGCAAAAAATACTTTGCCGTTTTATAAATACATCAGTTGGATGTACCCTATAGGCCGTCTTATTTACCCCAAAGGCTTTATTACGCTTGAGGAAGTTGGCAAAGCCATGATCAATACTGCAAATCGCGGTACCGGCCGGTGGATATTAGATGGAAAAGATATTGTTGCCATGGCGAATAGCTAA